A window from Sphingobacterium hotanense encodes these proteins:
- a CDS encoding DUF4450 domain-containing protein yields the protein MQKWKFWLGIGLMSFSSVAFAQQKETNEQIRSLHYTADAGDFLLKKGKNRFNRALYGDNRASRVEAGDLPEFALYLPGMGGNLQFVLQRGKERKKLNDADHIETRYRAGAMVYTIKDKLIGSGELTLYLLAQAEEEGLVLKISGRNVAKDAGLYAIYGGASGTRFSRNGDIGADPESGFYLLPEYASKNKIHIQGNAFDLQYLGRKEEEQHTQGSFSDGAIVKLSNATALDNLAQLPNADPNGSPILYGYFANLNTSHWLEISKGKLAKEKSTAELTNVFDKAEAKRQTLLSRVQLQTPDPYLNNLAGALVTAADGIWEFPTYLHGAVAWRMPLNAWRGAYIADVLGWHDRARAHFDAYSNSQVTEPAQGPVVMDTALHLARHLEEIGTAMFSSGYISRNPNNNKIAHHYDMNLVFIDQLLTHFDHTGDKAYIAKMWPTLERHLAWEKRNFDRDRDALYDAYCAIWASDGLQYSGGGVTHTTAYNLRSNRMAAKLASIIGKNPEPYQKEAEAIEKALYSRLWLKDKGHFAEFQDALGNKLLHDSPGLWTIYHAADARFMNTFEHYQQTQYVHNHIPRIPIQVDGFDDHNLHTLSITNWQPYTWSINNIALAENLHAALAFWQAGRQEDAYELWRSNLLESMYFGKSPGNFHQLSHYDAFRGELYRDFADPIAMAARTLVEGLFGVQPHLLDAEISIRPGFPIEWKEASLALPQWTYQYSKSSNELKLHFKHNYDIETKLKLEIPSSFLHVQSVKVNGQQVDWKYKDDAVNQPILLISTPKGKDFQVSITGNGLWELPQETNFQIALKDTWTIPLQAQQEIAEIKDPQQLIKNQQGKLITFNPKVRKGTFFVRTNADQTNVWRAVNVDLIQPIQQEWSKQGDDYVLKLKNRSTSSQELKVTLGTWNEQLDLGANQSKDLKLPLEELTRGTNEIELSLGDYSWKTHLTDWDLPAQGNVIVWDMGRHYNARAQEIFQQKYLSPRPEGPTLQLPWQGIGNWCYPLTTANIDDTGLMAARTESKLAVLDIPFLIANDQKNILFTSQWDNYPTQASFPVSIKAKKAYVLLAGSTNPMQSQMDNAVLSVQYTDGTSDSLVLKNPTNYWPIEQDYLDDDKAFDLPDDEIPYRIKLKDAKVFKAGTLAEYGSIKGFSTRAIEGGAATLLDLPLNPDKEVSSVQLRAHTNDVVVGLMAISFLQ from the coding sequence ATGCAGAAGTGGAAGTTTTGGTTAGGGATTGGGCTGATGAGTTTTTCATCAGTTGCGTTCGCACAACAAAAAGAAACCAACGAACAAATACGTTCATTGCATTATACAGCAGATGCCGGAGATTTTTTGCTCAAAAAGGGGAAGAATAGATTCAATAGAGCACTCTATGGCGACAATCGGGCTTCGCGCGTCGAGGCTGGCGATTTACCTGAATTCGCACTATATCTACCCGGAATGGGCGGTAATCTGCAGTTTGTATTACAGCGTGGCAAAGAACGAAAGAAACTGAACGATGCGGATCATATCGAAACGCGCTATCGTGCCGGCGCGATGGTCTATACAATTAAAGACAAGTTAATTGGCAGTGGCGAACTAACGCTATATCTACTTGCGCAAGCTGAAGAAGAAGGGTTAGTACTTAAAATAAGTGGTAGAAACGTAGCAAAAGACGCAGGTCTTTATGCAATTTACGGAGGTGCAAGTGGAACACGATTTAGCCGAAATGGCGATATTGGCGCAGATCCTGAATCAGGATTCTATTTATTGCCGGAATACGCTAGTAAGAATAAGATCCATATTCAAGGCAATGCATTCGACTTGCAATACTTGGGTCGCAAAGAAGAAGAGCAGCATACTCAGGGTAGTTTTTCGGACGGAGCTATCGTTAAACTAAGCAATGCTACAGCTTTAGATAATTTAGCGCAATTGCCCAACGCTGATCCAAATGGAAGCCCAATCTTGTATGGTTATTTTGCTAATCTTAATACATCACATTGGCTGGAGATTTCTAAAGGGAAATTAGCGAAAGAGAAGTCAACTGCCGAATTGACCAATGTATTTGATAAAGCAGAAGCAAAGCGACAAACGTTGCTGAGTAGAGTGCAGTTGCAAACGCCAGATCCGTATTTAAATAACCTTGCAGGAGCTTTAGTGACAGCGGCAGACGGAATTTGGGAGTTCCCGACCTATCTACATGGGGCCGTGGCATGGAGAATGCCGCTGAATGCTTGGCGTGGCGCTTATATCGCTGATGTTTTGGGATGGCACGACCGAGCTAGAGCGCATTTTGATGCCTATTCAAACTCTCAAGTAACTGAGCCAGCACAAGGTCCGGTCGTAATGGATACGGCATTGCACCTCGCACGACATTTAGAAGAGATCGGAACAGCGATGTTCTCAAGCGGCTATATCTCCAGAAATCCCAACAACAATAAAATTGCACATCATTACGATATGAACCTGGTCTTCATCGATCAATTACTGACTCATTTTGACCATACTGGGGATAAAGCTTACATAGCGAAGATGTGGCCAACACTGGAGCGTCATCTCGCCTGGGAGAAGCGTAATTTCGACCGTGACAGAGATGCTTTGTATGATGCCTACTGTGCAATATGGGCGAGTGATGGGCTGCAGTATTCGGGGGGCGGAGTAACACATACCACCGCTTATAACTTGCGTTCCAACCGTATGGCGGCCAAGTTAGCATCCATCATTGGGAAAAACCCAGAACCCTATCAAAAAGAAGCAGAGGCTATTGAGAAGGCGCTGTATAGCAGATTGTGGCTTAAGGATAAAGGTCATTTCGCAGAATTTCAGGATGCTTTGGGGAATAAATTGCTTCATGATAGCCCCGGCCTTTGGACAATCTATCACGCTGCTGATGCACGATTTATGAATACCTTCGAGCATTATCAACAAACGCAGTATGTGCACAACCATATCCCCAGAATTCCCATACAGGTCGACGGATTTGATGATCATAACTTACATACCTTGTCGATCACCAACTGGCAACCCTATACATGGTCGATAAATAACATCGCTCTAGCTGAAAACCTCCATGCGGCGCTGGCATTCTGGCAAGCCGGACGTCAAGAGGATGCTTATGAGTTATGGCGAAGCAATTTACTGGAAAGCATGTACTTTGGGAAGAGCCCGGGAAACTTTCACCAGCTATCACATTATGACGCTTTCCGGGGTGAGCTCTATCGGGACTTCGCCGATCCTATCGCTATGGCCGCAAGAACACTAGTGGAAGGGCTCTTCGGCGTGCAACCTCACTTGCTCGATGCGGAAATTAGTATCCGCCCGGGTTTTCCAATAGAATGGAAAGAGGCCAGTTTAGCACTCCCACAATGGACATATCAATATAGCAAAAGCAGCAATGAATTAAAGCTGCACTTCAAACATAACTATGATATCGAAACGAAACTGAAACTAGAGATACCTTCGTCTTTTCTACACGTGCAGTCGGTAAAAGTCAATGGCCAACAGGTGGATTGGAAATACAAAGATGATGCTGTTAATCAGCCAATCCTTCTAATCAGTACGCCAAAAGGCAAGGACTTTCAAGTTTCAATTACAGGAAATGGTCTGTGGGAATTGCCACAAGAAACTAATTTTCAGATTGCCTTAAAGGACACATGGACGATTCCTTTGCAAGCCCAGCAAGAAATTGCGGAGATAAAAGATCCTCAACAACTCATAAAGAATCAACAGGGCAAGCTCATTACATTCAATCCGAAGGTTAGAAAAGGTACTTTTTTCGTACGAACAAACGCCGATCAAACGAACGTGTGGCGTGCAGTGAATGTAGATTTGATCCAACCGATTCAACAGGAATGGAGTAAGCAAGGTGATGATTATGTCTTGAAGTTGAAAAATCGGAGTACTAGCTCGCAAGAGCTTAAGGTGACATTGGGAACTTGGAATGAACAACTAGACCTGGGAGCCAATCAAAGCAAAGATTTGAAACTCCCTTTAGAAGAGCTGACAAGGGGCACCAATGAGATTGAATTGTCGCTGGGTGACTATAGCTGGAAGACGCATCTAACGGATTGGGATTTACCAGCCCAAGGAAATGTCATTGTTTGGGATATGGGAAGACATTATAATGCAAGAGCGCAGGAGATATTTCAACAAAAATACCTGAGCCCAAGGCCTGAAGGTCCTACCTTGCAGCTGCCCTGGCAGGGTATTGGCAATTGGTGCTATCCTTTGACCACAGCAAACATCGACGACACCGGTTTGATGGCAGCGAGAACCGAAAGCAAACTAGCCGTTCTCGATATCCCATTCTTAATTGCTAACGATCAAAAGAATATTCTGTTCACCAGTCAGTGGGATAACTATCCAACTCAAGCATCTTTTCCAGTAAGCATTAAAGCTAAAAAGGCCTATGTATTGCTAGCAGGGTCAACTAACCCTATGCAATCGCAGATGGACAATGCGGTATTATCGGTTCAATATACCGACGGAACTTCCGATAGCCTAGTCCTTAAAAACCCTACAAATTATTGGCCAATCGAACAAGATTATCTCGACGATGACAAGGCTTTTGATTTGCCCGATGATGAGATTCCATATCGCATCAAATTAAAAGATGCGAAAGTGTTTAAGGCCGGGACTTTGGCAGAATACGGATCTATTAAGGGTTTCAGTACACGCGCAATAGAAGGAGGCGCAGCCACTTTATTAGATCTACCGTTAAACCCCGATAAAGAGGTGAGTTCCGTCCAGCTAAGAGCTCATACGAACGACGTAGTCGTTGGACTAATGGCAATCAGCTTCCTGCAATAA